The sequence below is a genomic window from Ovis canadensis isolate MfBH-ARS-UI-01 breed Bighorn chromosome 1, ARS-UI_OviCan_v2, whole genome shotgun sequence.
actgaactgaactgaagctggtgTAAACAAGCTTCAAGGAGAAAGAAGGTAAATTCTCGAGGACATTTGGTGGAACTAGCTAACCAAGGTGTGAGAAGTATTCAGAGAGCATTTAAAAACCTTGAGGGAAAATCTTTAAGTGAAGTTTGTAAGGATACCAAGGGGAACAGATTGCTGAGTAGAAGCAGATCGCAAAGATAGGACTAAGTTTTgagggctcagacagtaaagcgtctggctACAGTGcgggggacccgggttcaatccctaggtcgggaagatcccctggagaaggaaatggcaatccactccagtgttcttgcctggaaaatcccatggatggaggagcctggtaggcttacagttcatgactaagcaacttcactttcactttttcacgaATCATCACAAGATACCAATGTTTTCTCCTTTCGAGTTTTCTCATACATTATCGTACTTGAGTCTCTCAACCCCAGTTTTCAGGCTAAGGCTAAGGGATGGATCTTTGACTCTGCAGGATACCAAGGAGTAAAGGGCGGAGCTAGAAACCATCTCACTGTTCTTCAACAAACTGTTCCAAGCGGATTCCTGCCCAAGCCTTTTAGGCAAAGAACCGGGAGAGAGCCCGGCGAGATTTCCTTAGCTGCAAGGCGTGGACTGGCCTCTAGGCGGCGCCGGCGATAGGGAAGCCTAGGGCTCCAGCCCTGTGGGATACTCCAGCCACGCGCCGGTAAGAAGCCAGACTTGTAAATCCGCAAAAGCAGCCACCGCCAGCTCAGGGCCTTAAGTGCCCTTAGCTAGAGGTAGTGGGAGGGGCAGATCTTGTTCGTCCCTCTCATTGGCCCCCGGGAGTAACGGACAGGTATCTACAGCCAGCCCCGGCCGGAGGAACCGCACTACACACGCTAGCTGATCTTCGGCGCGCGGGGTTGGAGTGCTGCAGCGGCATTCGCTAGGGGAGGCTACGCATGCGTGCAAAAAATCACCCTTCTCGGCGCCCCTCTGGCTTTGTGAAGGGTAACTGCTCCTTAGGGAACTGTTGGAGCAAACCCCTGACTCCTCCAGGACTGaagcctttgctttttttttttttttctttttgtagccTTCTCTTGCGACCAACGTTCTTCCAGCGAAATTCTCTTTTGACAAGATTTCCTGATGCGAAACTTCAATCACTTACACTGCAGCTTCATTTTATTTCTCCCCAAAtaccctcctcctgccctgtcGAACATTCTACGAAAAAGTGCATCTTACCTCGATCCAGAAACGGGCTTGGAGTACCCTCCCTAACCCCACCTAAATTCTACCCTGGGTCTCCTGGGCCCTGGTTCATCACGCACCATTTCTTCGCTTGCCTCCTTCAGGAAACTTTTCCTGATTAACCCCGGTGGGACTGCAGCCATCCCAATTACTCGGAAGAGAGTCAAGGCCAAGTTGAAGGTAGAAATTCTGGAGCAAAGGTGCTCAGAGTAGCCGACCGGTTCCCGTCCCGCCCGCCCGCTCCGCGAGTAAAGTCAGGCAGCGGCTCGGGGACACAGCTGTATTGGGAAGCGGAGAGGCTCCTACATAGTAGGAGGAGGCACGTCCCAGGAGGCCCGAGGACTCTGTACACAACGCGAGTGGCTCAGCCCCGGCCGTCCGCCGTGCGGCCCGCCCGGGGCCCAGTCTGTGGAGGCCCGGAGGGGCGAGTTAAGGCAGCTTGGCTGAGGGAGAGGGGGAGTGGGAGTGTGCCAGGTACCCCTGAAAAGCTGGCTCACTGAGGGGGCGAGCTTCTCGCCTCCCACTCCTCTCTCGAGGACAGGGGGAAAAGACAGTCGGCAGTCAATAAATAAACCCGAGGCGGGCAGGGACCCCGGGAGACTCTCAGAGTCCAGGAAGGCTGGAGGTGTGGAACAGGGAGGGAGGTCATCTGTCCTTGGAGACGCGTCCACGCTCACGGCCTCTGAGGGCATGGGCCTCGAGGGTCCCACTTGAGGCCTTGGAGCAACTCCCTTCAAAAGTTAAAATGGCTGCCGTTAGGGACGGCCGCCTGCGAGGAGGGCCCGACGAAGGGAGGCTTCAGGGGCCCCTGGGGCTTCTCGACGTCCACCCTCTTCAGGGCGCGGCCCCGGTGCCCCTCAGGCCGACCCAGGTACAGGAGGTGTCTCCCGGCACCCCCCGAGTACCTGGATGGGCCTCCCGAGGGGACTCGGGTGAGCAGCGCAGGGGGTGCACGGTGCGAGGAGAAGGGCAGCTTCCGGCTGCCACCCACCCCGAGCCGGGGAGCTGGGGCGGAGAGCGCAGGCCGGCCGGCGGGGGCCGGGCACTTGCCCTCCGGGGGCACGTCCAGCCTCCGAGGCGGGGCACAGTCCCGGGGCAGCAGGCTGGGGCCGGCAAAGAGGGTGGGGGCGGGCTCGGGCGGCAGCGGCCGCGAGGTGAAAGGGGCGGCGGCCGGCGGCTCGGCCTCCTTCCTGGGCGCCTGCGGGCCGTGCAGGTAGCGCAGGAGTTCCTCCAGGGTGGTGACTTCCACGGCCTGCCCGGGACAGCCAGGCGGCGGCGGCTTCACCAGCACGCGCGGCGCGGGGCCACCCGCCGCGTTCCCGCCTCGGGCGCGGATCCGGGCCTCCTTGGCGTTGTTCCCGTTCTGGTTCCACTCCCAGGGACCCCCGGCGTGGCGGAGGTGCTTGACCGGCAGCTCTGGCGTGGACTCCGGGGTAGGCAGGCAGGCCAGCTCTGGCGGGGGTACGCCCTcgggaggaggcaggaaggtggTGTAGAGCTGCGGCGTCTGGGCCCCCTCCCCGTCCTTGGACGGCGGCGGCGGCTCTGGGCCCGCCCCATGCAGCCGGGCCAAGCTGCGGAGGGAGAGAGGACGTGGGATCCCTGCAGACTCGATATCCTTGCTCCGCCGTCGGTGCGCTCGGCGACAGGCGCAGGAGACCAGGAGGCCAGAGACAGAGGCGCCCAGAGCGAAGGCCGCGGCCACACAGGCcaggaggagtgggatggggactGAGCGTGAGGCTGAGGCTGGTGGGAGGTCTCGGCGCACTCCTGCCAacggagagagaggagagatggaGGCTCAGCGAAGGTAGCCCAGCGGGAAGACAAGTTCCAAAGTGTCCCTCTCTCCGACTGCTGCTCTGCTTTCACTCTGACACAGCCTTGACCCTCTATAGGAGTCTCCTCCCCTGACCCCTCAACACACACAGCCCACCCAACCACCGCTCACACACAAGCTAGAGCCTGGGCCTGGGGAGTCCCGTCCCAGCTCCGGCCCCTGTAGCCATGCCAACAGCAACTGCCAAACTACCCTGCTGAAGGAGGCGGGGCTGGGAGGGCCAGCTCTGGGGAGGAGAAGGGTGGGGAGGTTCCAAACAGGCATTATTAGTGAACACCAAACAATGATCAGTGAGTGGCTTAGAATTCTTCAAGAATCTGCAGCTCCACACTTCACTCCTGTCCCTCCCAACCAGCCCCCTTACCCTGAGTGTGAGCTCCAAGAGTGGAAGACTGGGGCCGGGGATGGGCATCACTGGGGGGGCTGGGGGTCTCAGGGGAAGGGCCAGGACTCAGAAGCACTGATGACAGAGACCAGGTCAGAGCCAGTGAGACTCCCGTTCTCCACCTCTGATACCCACAGCGGGTCCGCCACCCCCTTTGGAACCCAGAAGCCCAGAAATGCAGCCTTCATTTTCCTCTGGGAATGGGGAAGTGCTTACCATGCAAGgcagtttttcatttctttgttcaaAAACTATTAGGCATCCtgttatgtgccaagcactgagcTATATGCTAGATACTTAGAATGTTAACCCTTTCTGAGATTCTGTCAGAGTGTGCAGGGTGCTGGTCTGCTGCTGCCATGGGGCATGGACTTGGGTGAGTATGGGCTGACCATGGTGAAGTTGGGACAACAAAACTCACCATAAGTGGAATCCCCTGTACCAGACTGACTCCCAGTAGCTCCATCTATGAAACAGGGAGGGAAAGGGTGAAGGTGGGGGGAGGCTTCACGAGGAACTGATGGGCATGACCGTGCCGCAGGAGAGAAGGACAAAAGCCCACACCTGGGAGGGTGTCTATGGCCGTCAGAGCCATGCTCAACAATGGATACAGCTGCCTTTGCCCTTTTTACCTTGGCAGTCATCATGCTCCATTGATTCCTGGTTACCAGTTGGATCCACATCAGTCCTAGGAGGAAATGGAGGTGGCTCAGTGCAGGTACAACTAtcgtcccctcccccaccctagcCCTCAGCCTCCTCTCTTAGTAGTGGGGAGCTTTCTCCTCAGGAGATCCAGGAGCCCCTCACTTACCCACCAGGTGCCCTGATATCCACGCAGCCTCTGGAGCTGTCCCATCCACAGTATGGGTCCTGAGAAGCCAGACAGCTCCTAGGGAAAACTGAGTCATATGAGGCTGGGACCCTCCACTCTAATCACAGTCCATTCCCCTGCCTCTTTCACTCTCACCCTGGCCTGCAGGAGGCTCCTAGCCTAATATTCCCATCCTATCCACACCAATCCTTAGTCCCGTCCCTGGTGACTGCCCACTTGCAGGATGCTTGTGGACATCCCACCACACACAAACATCCCCCGCATTTCCCTGCCACCCTCAATGCCTTTGTGCCTgcaggcccagggagcctggcctCAAGTCCCTCTCACCTCCGACAGGCCCCATGCCGGGCACACCGACTAAGAGGGAGGTAGATGATGCAGCCAGAAAAAGCCACAAAGAGCCTGTGACCTTCGGTGTCCAGCTCCAGCCCTATGACCCGCCGTGCTGTTTGAGCTGCCCGCTTCCCACTGCACCTAAGGTGAGGCCAGAGGGAGTCAGAGGTGGAGCAGGTGAGGCTCCTTTTTCCCTGGGTGAGGTAAAGAAAAGAAGGTGGGGAGGCATACAAGCAACTGAATACGACTCATGGGGCTACCCTGCAGTGCCACACAATGTCGTCTTCTCTCCAAgtccctctctcttccccacaACTTCCAATATCGgagtccccaccccatccccatatCCCCATCTCCCACCTCACATTCCATCCCTGCTCTGCAGGGGGCCTGCTGGACAAAGGGCTCACCGGGAGGGGCTGTAGGCATTGATCTCTTCCAACAGAATGGGCTCAGAGCCCCCAGATTGCCCCCCTGGGGGTAGCACCTTCAGCACTGTCCCATCATTGGAGCCAAGGAACAGGACTGTGGTGTTACTGTAGGGACCAGCCATGCCATCCACAGCCACCTGGGTCAGTAGGGCCCTGGAGGAATAGGCCTCAGGTCAGGACAGCCTGACCAGTGGAAGCTTGAATGTTTCAAGGACCTAGATACCCCTTCTCtgcccttcctccagcccagggtttcctTCTTAGTTCTGTCCCTCCCACTTTCATGGGTTCTTCCTCCTACTAATATGATTTACCTTGTGGGGTCAGAAAAAGAGAGTGGGTGAGGGGCGGATGGCAGTGGTCAGGATTTTTTAGCCCGATACCTGCTGGTGAGGGTGAGCAGAGGCTGATGGGTGGCAGGTGGCACAGCAGGGTCC
It includes:
- the SEMA6C gene encoding semaphorin-6C isoform X3, with the translated sequence MPRAPHFMPLLLLLLLLSIPHTQAAFPQDPLPLLTSDLHGISPLSWFRGLEDDAVVAELGLDFQRFLTLNRTLLVAARDHVFSFDLQAQEEGEGLVPNKYLTWRSQDMENCAVRGKLTDECYNYIRVLVPWDSQTLLACGTNSFSPVCRSYGVTSLQQEGEELSGQARCPFDATQSNVAVFAEGSLYSATAADFQASDAVVYRSLGPQPPLRSAKYDSKWLREPHFVHALEHGEHVYFFFREVSVEDARLGRVQFSRVARVCKRDMGGSPRALDRHWTSFLKLRLNCSVPGDSTFYFDVLQALTGPVNLYGRSALFGVFTTQTNSIPGSAVCAFYLDDIERGFEGKFKEQRSLDGAWTPVSEDRVPSPRPGSCAGVGVAALFPSSRDLPDDVLTFIKAHPLLDPAVPPATHQPLLTLTSRALLTQVAVDGMAGPYSNTTVLFLGSNDGTVLKVLPPGGQSGGSEPILLEEINAYSPSRCSGKRAAQTARRVIGLELDTEGHRLFVAFSGCIIYLPLSRCARHGACRRSCLASQDPYCGWDSSRGCVDIRAPGGTDVDPTGNQESMEHDDCQDGATGSQSGTGDSTYVLLSPGPSPETPSPPSDAHPRPQSSTLGAHTQGVRRDLPPASASRSVPIPLLLACVAAAFALGASVSGLLVSCACRRAHRRRSKDIESAGIPRPLSLRSLARLHGAGPEPPPPSKDGEGAQTPQLYTTFLPPPEGVPPPELACLPTPESTPELPVKHLRHAGGPWEWNQNGNNAKEARIRARGGNAAGGPAPRVLVKPPPPGCPGQAVEVTTLEELLRYLHGPQAPRKEAEPPAAAPFTSRPLPPEPAPTLFAGPSLLPRDCAPPRRLDVPPEGKCPAPAGRPALSAPAPRLGVGGSRKLPFSSHRAPPALLTRVPSGGPSRELLQGLKWDPRGPCPQRP
- the SEMA6C gene encoding semaphorin-6C isoform X1 codes for the protein MPRAPHFMPLLLLLLLLSIPHTQAAFPQDPLPLLTSDLHGISPLSWFRGLEDDAVVAELGLDFQRFLTLNRTLLVAARDHVFSFDLQAQEEGEGLVPNKYLTWRSQDMENCAVRGKLTDECYNYIRVLVPWDSQTLLACGTNSFSPVCRSYGVTSLQQEGEELSGQARCPFDATQSNVAVFAEGSLYSATAADFQASDAVVYRSLGPQPPLRSAKYDSKWLREPHFVHALEHGEHVYFFFREVSVEDARLGRVQFSRVARVCKRDMGGSPRALDRHWTSFLKLRLNCSVPGDSTFYFDVLQALTGPVNLYGRSALFGVFTTQTNSIPGSAVCAFYLDDIERGFEGKFKEQRSLDGAWTPVSEDRVPSPRPGSCAGVGVAALFPSSRDLPDDVLTFIKAHPLLDPAVPPATHQPLLTLTSRALLTQVAVDGMAGPYSNTTVLFLGSNDGTVLKVLPPGGQSGGSEPILLEEINAYSPSRCSGKRAAQTARRVIGLELDTEGHRLFVAFSGCIIYLPLSRCARHGACRRSCLASQDPYCGWDSSRGCVDIRAPGGTDVDPTGNQESMEHDDCQDGATGSQSGTGDSTYVLLSPGPSPETPSPPSDAHPRPQSSTLGAHTQGVRRDLPPASASRSVPIPLLLACVAAAFALGASVSGLLVSCACRRAHRRRSKDIESAGIPRPLSLRSLARLHGAGPEPPPPSKDGEGAQTPQLYTTFLPPPEGVPPPELACLPTPESTPELPVKHLRHAGGPWEWNQNGNNAKEARIRARGGNAAGGPAPRVLVKPPPPGCPGQAVEVTTLEELLRYLHGPQAPRKEAEPPAAAPFTSRPLPPEPAPTLFAGPSLLPRDCAPPRRLDVPPEGKCPAPAGRPALSAPAPRLGVGGSRKLPFSSHRAPPALLTRVPSGGPSRYSGGAGRHLLYLGRPEGHRGRALKRVDVEKPQGPLKPPFVGPSSQAAVPNGSHFNF
- the SEMA6C gene encoding semaphorin-6C isoform X4 gives rise to the protein MPRAPHFMPLLLLLLLLSIPHTQAAFPQDPLPLLTSDLHGISPLSWFRGLEDDAVVAELGLDFQRFLTLNRTLLVAARDHVFSFDLQAQEEGEGLVPNKYLTWRSQDMENCAVRGKLTDECYNYIRVLVPWDSQTLLACGTNSFSPVCRSYGVTSLQQEGEELSGQARCPFDATQSNVAVFAEGSLYSATAADFQASDAVVYRSLGPQPPLRSAKYDSKWLREPHFVHALEHGEHVYFFFREVSVEDARLGRVQFSRVARVCKRDMGGSPRALDRHWTSFLKLRLNCSVPGDSTFYFDVLQALTGPVNLYGRSALFGVFTTQTNSIPGSAVCAFYLDDIERGFEGKFKEQRSLDGAWTPVSEDRVPSPRPGSCAGVGVAALFPSSRDLPDDVLTFIKAHPLLDPAVPPATHQPLLTLTSRCSGKRAAQTARRVIGLELDTEGHRLFVAFSGCIIYLPLSRCARHGACRRSCLASQDPYCGWDSSRGCVDIRAPGGTDVDPTGNQESMEHDDCQDGATGSQSGTGDSTYVLLSPGPSPETPSPPSDAHPRPQSSTLGAHTQGVRRDLPPASASRSVPIPLLLACVAAAFALGASVSGLLVSCACRRAHRRRSKDIESAGIPRPLSLRSLARLHGAGPEPPPPSKDGEGAQTPQLYTTFLPPPEGVPPPELACLPTPESTPELPVKHLRHAGGPWEWNQNGNNAKEARIRARGGNAAGGPAPRVLVKPPPPGCPGQAVEVTTLEELLRYLHGPQAPRKEAEPPAAAPFTSRPLPPEPAPTLFAGPSLLPRDCAPPRRLDVPPEGKCPAPAGRPALSAPAPRLGVGGSRKLPFSSHRAPPALLTRVPSGGPSRYSGGAGRHLLYLGRPEGHRGRALKRVDVEKPQGPLKPPFVGPSSQAAVPNGSHFNF
- the SEMA6C gene encoding semaphorin-6C isoform X6, which encodes MPPSPTWPCLQRAACIQPQLQTSRPVMLWFTEALGLSPRSAPPKPHFVHALEHGEHVYFFFREVSVEDARLGRVQFSRVARVCKRDMGGSPRALDRHWTSFLKLRLNCSVPGDSTFYFDVLQALTGPVNLYGRSALFGVFTTQTNSIPGSAVCAFYLDDIERGFEGKFKEQRSLDGAWTPVSEDRVPSPRPGSCAGVGVAALFPSSRDLPDDVLTFIKAHPLLDPAVPPATHQPLLTLTSRALLTQVAVDGMAGPYSNTTVLFLGSNDGTVLKVLPPGGQSGGSEPILLEEINAYSPSRCSGKRAAQTARRVIGLELDTEGHRLFVAFSGCIIYLPLSRCARHGACRRSCLASQDPYCGWDSSRGCVDIRAPGGTDVDPTGNQESMEHDDCQDGATGSQSGTGDSTYVLLSPGPSPETPSPPSDAHPRPQSSTLGAHTQGVRRDLPPASASRSVPIPLLLACVAAAFALGASVSGLLVSCACRRAHRRRSKDIESAGIPRPLSLRSLARLHGAGPEPPPPSKDGEGAQTPQLYTTFLPPPEGVPPPELACLPTPESTPELPVKHLRHAGGPWEWNQNGNNAKEARIRARGGNAAGGPAPRVLVKPPPPGCPGQAVEVTTLEELLRYLHGPQAPRKEAEPPAAAPFTSRPLPPEPAPTLFAGPSLLPRDCAPPRRLDVPPEGKCPAPAGRPALSAPAPRLGVGGSRKLPFSSHRAPPALLTRVPSGGPSRYSGGAGRHLLYLGRPEGHRGRALKRVDVEKPQGPLKPPFVGPSSQAAVPNGSHFNF
- the SEMA6C gene encoding semaphorin-6C isoform X2: MPRAPHFMPLLLLLLLLSIPHTQAAFPQDPLPLLTSDLHGISPLSWFRGLEDDAVVAELGLDFQRFLTLNRTLLVAARDHVFSFDLQAQEEGEGLVPNKYLTWRSQDMENCAVRGKLTDECYNYIRVLVPWDSQTLLACGTNSFSPVCRSYGVTSLQQEGEELSGQARCPFDATQSNVAVFAEGSLYSATAADFQASDAVVYRSLGPQPPLRSAKYDSKWLREPHFVHALEHGEHVYFFFREVSVEDARLGRVQFSRVARVCKRDMGGSPRALDRHWTSFLKLRLNCSVPGDSTFYFDVLQALTGPVNLYGRSALFGVFTTQTNSIPGSAVCAFYLDDIERGFEGKFKEQRSLDGAWTPVSEDRVPSPRPGSCAGVGVAALFPSSRDLPDDVLTFIKAHPLLDPAVPPATHQPLLTLTSRALLTQVAVDGMAGPYSNTTVLFLGSNDGTVLKVLPPGGQSGGSEPILLEEINAYSPSRCSGKRAAQTARRVIGLELDTEGHRLFVAFSGCIIYLPLSRCARHGACRRSCLASQDPYCGWDSSRGCVDIRAPGGTDVDPTGNQESMEHDDCQDGATGSQSGTGDSTYGVRRDLPPASASRSVPIPLLLACVAAAFALGASVSGLLVSCACRRAHRRRSKDIESAGIPRPLSLRSLARLHGAGPEPPPPSKDGEGAQTPQLYTTFLPPPEGVPPPELACLPTPESTPELPVKHLRHAGGPWEWNQNGNNAKEARIRARGGNAAGGPAPRVLVKPPPPGCPGQAVEVTTLEELLRYLHGPQAPRKEAEPPAAAPFTSRPLPPEPAPTLFAGPSLLPRDCAPPRRLDVPPEGKCPAPAGRPALSAPAPRLGVGGSRKLPFSSHRAPPALLTRVPSGGPSRYSGGAGRHLLYLGRPEGHRGRALKRVDVEKPQGPLKPPFVGPSSQAAVPNGSHFNF
- the SEMA6C gene encoding semaphorin-6C isoform X5, with translation MPRAPHFMPLLLLLLLLSIPHTQAAFPQDPLPLLTSDLHGISPLSWFRGLEDDAVVAELGLDFQRFLTLNRTLLVAARDHVFSFDLQAQEEGEGLVPNKYLTWRSQDMENCAVRGKLTDECYNYIRVLVPWDSQTLLACGTNSFSPVCRSYGVTSLQQEGEELSGQARCPFDATQSNVAVFAEGSLYSATAADFQASDAVVYRSLGPQPPLRSAKYDSKWLREPHFVHALEHGEHVYFFFREVSVEDARLGRVQFSRVARVCKRDMGGSPRALDRHWTSFLKLRLNCSVPGDSTFYFDVLQALTGPVNLYGRSALFGVFTTQTNSIPGSAVCAFYLDDIERGFEGKFKEQRSLDGAWTPVSEDRVPSPRPGSCAGVGVAALFPSSRDLPDDVLTFIKAHPLLDPAVPPATHQPLLTLTSRALLTQVAVDGMAGPYSNTTVLFLGSNDGTVLKVLPPGGQSGGSEPILLEEINAYSPSRCSGKRAAQTARRVIGLELDTEGHRLFVAFSGCIIYLPLSRCARHGACRRSCLASQDPYCGWDSSRGCVDIRAPGGTDVDPTGNQESMEHDDCQDGATGSQSGTGDSTYGVRRDLPPASASRSVPIPLLLACVAAAFALGASVSGLLVSCACRRAHRRRSKDIESAGIPRPLSLRSLARLHGAGPEPPPPSKDGEGAQTPQLYTTFLPPPEGVPPPELACLPTPESTPELPVKHLRHAGGPWEWNQNGNNAKEARIRARGGNAAGGPAPRVLVKPPPPGCPGQAVEVTTLEELLRYLHGPQAPRKEAEPPAAAPFTSRPLPPEPAPTLFAGPSLLPRDCAPPRRLDVPPEGKCPAPAGRPALSAPAPRLGVGGSRKLPFSSHRAPPALLTRVPSGGPSRELLQGLKWDPRGPCPQRP